In one window of Calypte anna isolate BGI_N300 chromosome 1, bCalAnn1_v1.p, whole genome shotgun sequence DNA:
- the FAM107B gene encoding protein FAM107B, producing MAEPDYIDDDNPELIRPQKLINPVKSSRNHQDLHRELLMNQKRGLAPQNKPELQKVMEKRKRDQVIKQQKEEEAQKKKSDLEIELLKRQQKLEQLELEQQKIQEEQENEPEFVKVKGNLRRTVQEATEAPDS from the exons ATGGCTGAACCAGACTACATAGACGATGACAATCCTGAATTAATTAGACCTCAGAAATTAATTAATCCTGTGAAATCATCCCGGAATCATCAAGATCTCCATAGAGAACTACTTATGAATCAGAAAAG GGGTCTTGCACCTCAGAACAAACCAGAGCTACAGAAGGtgatggagaaaaggaaacGAGATCAAGTaattaaacaacaaaaagaagaggaagcacaaaagaagaaatcagacCTAGAAATAGAGCTACTGAAACGGCAGCAGAAACTGGAGCAG CTGGAACTGGAGCAACAGAAGATAcaggaagaacaggaaaatgaacCTGAATTTGTCAAAGTCAAGGGCAACTTGAGGAGGACGGTCCAGGAAGCAACAGAAGCACCAGACTCCTAG